A single genomic interval of Fructobacillus americanaquae harbors:
- a CDS encoding KxYKxGKxW signal peptide domain-containing protein, which produces MPIQTQSINVKNHFKMYKAGKHWLYTSLAAVTFISGGIGLSQSANADEVSPTTTAQGTNSTVPAAEHQGEMNQVNGLKDTHNALNQAVTTAQAAGVTVTDQGTTTKTVTQDQVSNERQAVKNDETTQTAQVNQATANINSLKDSNKKVNDAATEAQNSGVILTQDNTVKKDPQDAAQDAQSQADNLKKLADEKKADNDYVAQALKGTTNYNNQPSEDKGGLKFVNTGQKPKAIVSSDYGDKNTPFSQIQVPNSVSVDVQQGSQAGTNASLKPFLGKTNAIDPNVPFFTTNSGDTYRINGLFVTPTDGGPSQNAYLIYKVNSVQSINPNKGSYVAFHESQNTGNGQDRGAHSLSIFITNASYADIDAKLYAENGQPLNIKTAITYNDIDIEQGIRENSGNIVNLTYSHDTKVADDGTVYSTSSHDLNGNETDEGQYIAIGQGNDFSHKFYNPYTNQVDPDTGKWGVSTDGYDTFRYDLFGTDDRLKTVSPKVITGNYHLYDQTQAVTVHKTDLQYQPVVQPYKSETNEEDENSNTKPVMRGDIVKYYVNQD; this is translated from the coding sequence ATGCCTATTCAAACACAATCAATCAATGTGAAAAATCACTTCAAAATGTATAAGGCTGGTAAGCATTGGCTCTATACCTCACTGGCAGCCGTTACTTTTATTTCTGGGGGAATTGGTCTTTCACAGTCAGCTAATGCGGATGAGGTGTCACCAACTACAACAGCTCAAGGAACTAACAGCACAGTTCCAGCCGCTGAACATCAAGGGGAGATGAATCAAGTTAATGGCTTGAAAGATACTCATAACGCCCTCAATCAAGCGGTTACGACGGCTCAAGCTGCTGGAGTTACCGTTACGGATCAAGGCACAACGACTAAAACCGTTACGCAAGATCAAGTGTCCAACGAACGTCAAGCGGTTAAGAACGATGAAACGACCCAAACAGCTCAAGTAAATCAGGCCACCGCCAATATTAATTCATTAAAGGATTCCAACAAAAAGGTTAATGATGCTGCGACTGAGGCCCAAAATAGTGGCGTTATTTTAACCCAAGATAATACGGTTAAAAAAGATCCCCAAGATGCTGCTCAAGATGCTCAATCACAAGCTGATAATTTGAAGAAGTTGGCTGATGAGAAAAAAGCTGACAATGACTATGTTGCTCAAGCGCTCAAGGGAACTACTAATTACAACAATCAACCATCAGAGGATAAAGGGGGCTTGAAGTTTGTAAATACTGGACAAAAACCAAAGGCTATCGTTTCTTCTGACTATGGTGATAAAAACACACCATTTTCTCAGATCCAAGTACCTAATTCCGTTAGCGTTGATGTTCAGCAGGGATCACAAGCCGGCACAAATGCCTCTCTAAAACCGTTTTTAGGTAAGACAAATGCTATTGATCCAAATGTTCCTTTCTTTACTACGAATTCAGGTGACACCTATCGGATTAATGGTTTATTTGTTACACCCACAGATGGCGGACCCAGTCAAAATGCTTATCTGATTTACAAAGTGAACAGTGTTCAAAGTATTAATCCTAATAAGGGCAGTTACGTGGCTTTCCATGAAAGTCAAAACACCGGGAACGGTCAAGATCGAGGTGCTCATTCTCTAAGCATCTTCATTACCAATGCCTCCTATGCTGATATTGATGCTAAGCTCTATGCAGAAAACGGCCAACCGCTAAACATCAAAACGGCGATTACTTATAACGATATTGACATTGAACAGGGTATTCGCGAAAATTCTGGAAATATTGTTAATTTGACTTATTCTCACGATACTAAGGTCGCAGATGATGGAACTGTTTACTCCACTTCATCTCATGATTTGAATGGAAATGAAACCGACGAGGGTCAATATATTGCCATTGGCCAGGGAAATGATTTCTCTCATAAGTTCTATAACCCTTATACCAATCAAGTTGATCCAGATACAGGCAAGTGGGGTGTAAGTACTGATGGATATGATACTTTCCGTTATGATTTATTTGGTACTGATGATCGTTTAAAGACGGTTAGTCCTAAGGTCATTACAGGCAACTATCACTTATACGACCAAACGCAAGCAGTGACGGTTCACAAAACTGATTTACAGTATCAACCAGTGGTTCAACCGTACAAGTCAGAAACCAATGAAGAAGATGAAAATAGCAACACCAAGCCTGTCATGCGTGGAGACATTGTTAAGTATTACGTCAATCAAGATTAA
- a CDS encoding LPXTG cell wall anchor domain-containing protein, which translates to MPEGYKFNPDTVAQDLKKGRLLDNNEFVYQYDDQGHKFTVNAKDAQDFLTKYIQAGRTLVTTFDTTVNDDVDGEIQNTAYQLDFQSKTGRSFQTETVQNPLPKINPKKDVVAGVGNRSSLNNQTIDYGQLFDYALESSTRPANYGGKTNEWSIDDQTDIVHDLLTGQYSVLNTGGDLTTEDGQKIVKNQILDPSYFIAVMDGHGKISLQATDKYLKLIDLPDNKKVPVQWTAQESHKKRIHKLDP; encoded by the coding sequence ATGCCGGAGGGGTATAAGTTTAACCCTGATACAGTAGCTCAAGACCTTAAGAAGGGGCGGTTGCTCGACAACAATGAATTTGTTTATCAATATGACGATCAAGGTCATAAATTTACAGTAAACGCTAAAGATGCTCAAGACTTTTTAACAAAGTATATTCAAGCCGGCCGAACGTTGGTAACGACGTTTGATACAACTGTGAATGATGACGTTGATGGCGAAATTCAGAACACGGCCTACCAACTTGATTTTCAAAGCAAAACTGGCCGTTCATTCCAAACTGAAACTGTCCAAAATCCATTGCCCAAAATTAATCCTAAAAAGGATGTTGTGGCCGGTGTAGGGAACCGTTCAAGCTTAAATAATCAAACAATCGACTATGGTCAGTTGTTTGACTATGCTCTAGAATCCAGCACACGTCCTGCTAATTATGGTGGTAAGACAAACGAATGGTCAATTGATGATCAAACCGACATCGTTCATGATTTACTAACAGGACAATACTCTGTGTTAAACACTGGCGGAGATCTAACAACGGAAGATGGTCAAAAGATTGTCAAGAACCAAATTTTGGACCCAAGTTACTTCATAGCGGTGATGGATGGTCATGGAAAAATCTCACTTCAGGCAACTGATAAGTATCTTAAGCTTATTGATCTTCCTGATAACAAAAAAGTACCGGTTCAATGGACAGCCCAGGAATCACATAAAAAAAGAATCCATAAATTGGATCCTTGA